The following coding sequences lie in one Crassostrea angulata isolate pt1a10 chromosome 10, ASM2561291v2, whole genome shotgun sequence genomic window:
- the LOC128167236 gene encoding pancreatic triacylglycerol lipase-like: MLIRLLCPLVILHYTSAFPFLGSFLPVCYEHVGCFDVMPPFNNAKYVYPQPPERIQTQFFLYTGTTDSPQTLDPYDASSITGSRFSNQRPTIFIVHGYSSSVQDSWFNTMTTAILEKIDANVITVDWSNGADNLIYPQSAANTRVVGATLANLIKGLQQHAGLSLGDVQMIGHSLGAHIAGYAGSAVPGCGRITGLDPAGPLFENKDPAVRLDPTDALFVEAIHTDGEPLTNYGFGMQQKVGHADFYPNGGVNQPGCPEHKDNVFTAIGTPNSLESFANGVACSHLRVLDLYIESIESTCVFNALPCDSKEDFDRGRCDCKKNCQYTTMGYGSLPSDTGDFYLHTGSAKPFCLE; the protein is encoded by the exons TTTGCATTACACAAGTGCATTCC CTTTTCTGGGCTCATTCTTGCCGGTTTGTTACGAGCATGTTGGGTGTTTCGATGTAATGCCTCCTTTCAACAATGCCAAGTATGTCTACCCACAGCCTCCAGAAAGGATTCAAACCCAGTTCTTCTTGTACACCGGAACAACCGACTCCCCACAAACCTTGGACCCGTATGATGCATCTAGCATCACAGGATCAAGATTTTCTAACCAACGGCCGACTATATTCATTGTACATGGCTATTCGAGCAGTGTGCAGGATTCTTGGTTTAATACTATGACTACTGCTATTCTTGAGAAG ATTGATGCAAACGTCATAACCGTGGATTGGTCGAATGGGGCGGACAACTTGATTTACCCGCAATCAGCCGCAAACACCCGCGTGGTTGGAGCAACCCTTGCAAACCTTATTAAAGGTCTCCAACAGCATGCGGGGCTGTCCCTTGGAGATGTACAGATGATTGGGCACAGTTTAGGGGCCCACATTGCAGGGTATGCTGGGTCTGCCGTTCCAGGCTGCGGTCGAATTACag GACTAGACCCCGCTGGACcattatttgaaaataaggaCCCTGCTGTACGTCTTGATCCGACAGACGCTTTATTCGTGGAGGCGATTCACACTGATGGCGAACCACTTACAAATTACG gATTTGGAATGCAGCAAAAAGTTGGTCATGCTGATTTCTACCCTAATGGCGGTGTTAACCAACCGGGGTGCCCCGAACACAAAGACAATGTATTTACAGCTATTGGCACTCCAAACTCACTCGAaa GTTTCGCAAATGGTGTTGCTTGTAGTCACCTGCGCGTGCTTGACCTGTACATAGAGTCCATCGAGTCCACCTGTGTGTTTAATGCTTTACCTTGCGATTCAAAAGAGGACTTTGATAGGGGACGGTGCGATTGCAAGAAGAATTGTCAGTATACAACTATGGGATACGGTTCGCTTCCCTCGGATACTGGCGACTTTTACCTACACACAGGCAGTGCCAAACCATTCTGTTTGGAATGA
- the LOC128167235 gene encoding inactive pancreatic lipase-related protein 1-like, giving the protein MAVSYMLGILVASLMCLIIVPKCDAWGLMGLFKLASPSEICYKKYGCFSTEKPFTNTKGILPEKPPSMGVRFLLYTRKNPRKAKKLKRCGKREDLLDEKFPKPTKMIIHGYVDKGRKDWVRRMTREIIKNADVNVIVIDWRRGAMTLNYLQAAANTRLVGAIAAVMVEKLNHTYNIQPSMIHIIGHSLGAHIAGYIGERVPRIARITGLDPAGPAFEDTDSEVRLDSSDADFVDVIHTDADSLVNTDMQPGFGTKQPMGDMDFYPNNGNNQPGCANSIGDNLMKFFSGNSDFVGLVTCNHIRVLRLFTESINTPCQFHSYPCALEHLGSAKCDVCGARGCAVMGYHAQMNRNRTGTYNIPTSDRSPFCLE; this is encoded by the exons ATGGCTGTCAGCTACATGTTGGGAATTTTAGTAGCTAGCTTGATGTGTTTGATTATTGTTCCCAAATGCG ATGCATGGGGACTGATGGGTTTGTTTAAATTAGCCTCGCCTAGTGAAATTTGTTACAAGAAGTACGGATGTTTTAGCACTGAAAAACCGTTCACTAACACAAAAGGCATCCTACCCGAGAAACCCCCGTCCATGGGGGTGCGGTTTTTGTTGTACACTCGAAAAAATCCCAGAAAAGCTAAGAAACTCAAAAGATGCGGGAAAAGAGAGGATCTTTTGGACGAGAAATTTCCAAAACCTACTAAAATGATAATTCATGGTTATGTGGACAAAGGCCGCAAAGACTGGGTGAGAAGAATGACCAGggaaatcataaaaaat GCTGACGTGAACGTTATAGTCATTGACTGGAGACGCGGCGCCATGACCTTGAACTACCTCCAAGCCGCCGCCAACACGAGGCTGGTGGGGGCTATAGCTGCCGTCATGGTGGAGAAGCTGAACCACACCTACAACATCCAGCCGTCTATGATTCACATCATAGGGCACAGCTTAGGGGCACATATTGCAGGTTATATTGGAGAACGCGTACCAAGAATAGCCCGTATAACGG gGCTGGATCCAGCAGGTCCTGCTTTTGAAGATACGGATTCAGAAGTCCGTCTAGATTCTTCAGATGCTGACTTTGTTGACGTCATCCACACTGATGCTGACTCTCTTGTCAATACAG ATATGCAGCCAGGATTTGGGACGAAACAACCAATGGGAGACATGGATTTCTACCCCAATAACGGCAACAATCAACCGGGGTGCGCCAATTCTATCGGGGATAACTTAATGAAGTTTTTCTCAGGAAATAGTG ATTTCGTGGGATTGGTTACTTGCAACCACATACGAGTTTTACGACTGTTCACCGAGTCCATCAACACTCCTTGTCAGTTTCATTCTTACCCATGCGCACTGGAACATTTAGGAAGCGCCAAATGTGACGTGTGCGGAGCTCGTGGATGTGCCGTTATGGGATATCACGCACAAATGAATAGAAATAGAACAGGAACGTACAATATACCAACGAGTGATAGATCGCCTTTCTGTTTGGAGTAA